The sequence GCAAAAAGAAGAGTCCGATTTCGCAGAGAAAGGCATTAAGTGACTGGTTTTTCTGTGATGCTATGCTGTTTTTTTCTGTAGCCCAAGGTTTTGTGTTCTGAGCATTAAGCTGAAGTGTCTTTATAATCAGGGGATGCTTTGAAGTCCTCACTTAGATGTATTTGCAAGGAAATAAGCATGACCCCCGTTGATCTGCATTGCCACTCGAACCATTCCGATGGCCTGCTCCCTGCTCGTGAGGTGGTACGTAAAGCATTTGAACGGGGCTGCCAGTTGTTTGCACTGACTGATCACGATGAAACGCGCGGACTTGCCGAGGCTGAAGACGAAGCCCGCCAATTAGGAATGAAGTTTATTAATGGTGTAGAAATTTCGGTGAGCTGGGGCAAGCATATTTTGCATATCGTTGGTCTTGGCTTTGATCGAAACAATGAAGCGCTGCTGGCGGGGCTGGCCATTGTCCGATCCGGCCGTGCCGAGCGTGCCGAGCGGATGGCGGCCGAGCTGGATAAGGTGGGGATTCATGGCACCTTAGAAGGCGCCCGGCAGTATGCGGATAATCCGGAAATCCTGAGCCGTGCTCATTTTGCCCGTCACTTGGTCAAAACCGGTGTCTGTAAAGATATGGGCTCGGTGTTTAAGCGTTATCTGGTGCGTGGCAAGCCCGGTTTTGTTGAACATGAATGGGCGCGTTTGCACGAAGCAATTGAATGGATTCGCGGCGCGGGTGGCGTTGCTGTACTCGCTCATCCTGCCCGTTATGAAATGGGTAATGAAACACTTCGGGTCTTGCTCACCGAGTATAAACGCCTTGGTGGAGAAGCCATTGAGGTGGTTTCCGGCTGCCATGGTATTCCTGATGCAGCACGATTTGGCAGGCTGGCTCAGGAGTTTGGTTTTTTAGCGTCTTGCGGCACGGATTATCACGCGACTGGAGAAGGCGCGCGTGAGCCAGGTCTGAATCCCGATTTACCTATGGACTGCCAGCCTGTCTGGCATCGCTGGTTGCCACCAGAGACGATGTCCTCTTCCTCAACTTTAGGTTAAATAATGTCTCAGTTTTTTTCGATTCACGCAGAAAATCCGCAAGCACGCCTTATTAAACAAGCGGTTGATATTATTCGTAAGGGTGGAGTGGTGGTTTACCCTACGGATTCTTGTTATGCCATCGGCTGTAAGCTTGACTCTAAGGATGCTTTAGAGCGAATCAAGCGTATTCGCCAGTTAGATGACAAGCATCACTTCACGCTGGTTTGCAGTGATTTATCGCAAATTGGCACTTACGCTAAAGTGGATAACCGAGTCTACCGCATCCTGAAAGCGACTACTCCCGGTAGTTACACTTTTATTTTGGAAGCCTCAAAAGAAGTGCCACGCCGAGTCTGGCATCCTAAGAAATCCACAATTGGTTTGCGTGTACCGGATCATCCAATTGCTTTGGCGATGCTGGAAGAGCTGGGTGAGCCCATTTTATCGTCTACTTTAGTTCTGCCTGGTGATGAAGATCCTTTAACTGATGCCTGGGAGATTCGTGATCGCCTGGAGCATGAGGTTGATCTGGTGATTGAAGGTGGTTATTGCGGGATGGAGCCAACTACGGTGGTGGATTTATCGGGTGATCAGGTGGAGTTGCTGCGCGCTGGTAAGGGCAGTTTGCTGCCCTTAGGTTTATAACGGCTCAGAGGCAGCCAGCAGCGCATTGAATAAAGAAGGGTATTAAATGGAATTTAATCTGATTCAAAAAATTGCTATCTGGGCATTGCCGGTTCTGTTTGCTATTACTGCGCATGAAGCGGCGCATGCCTATGTTGCGAAGAAGTTTGGCGATCCAACGGCTTATTTATTAGGTCGTGTGACATTTAATCCGCTTAAGCATATTGATCCGATCGGAACAATTTTACTGCCCCTGATTTTTCTAATTTTGCCGGGTGGTTTCTTATTTGGCTGGGCAAAGCCTGTGCCGGTTGATTTTGGGCGGCTAAAAAAACCCAAGCAAGATATGTTATGGGTCGCAGCAGCGGGGCCTGGGGCTAATTTTGCGATGGCGATTATATGGGGCCTGTTTTTTAAACTGGCCGAGGGACTTGATGGCAGCTCGTTTCAATTGCCGCTGGCTTATATGTCGCAGGCAGGGATTAGCATTAATGTGTCTTTGATGGTTTTGAATTTGATCCCGGTGCCGCCACTAGATGGCGGTCGTATTTTGTTGTCTCTGCTGCCTAATCATCTGGCGGCAAGGCTGGCTCTTGTAGAGCCCTATGGCATGTTTATTTTGATTGGCTTACTGGCTACAGGTGTATTGGGTGGCATTATGGCGCCGTTTATGGCCCTGGCTTATCGTCTCGTTCATTTTATTGTTTGATAAATAGTGCTGCTGCCGGGCAGGCGTTCGTAATGACGCTGCTCTTTGATTGTTTTTTATAGGATTTGCGATGTTCCCCGATCGTGTTCTTTCTGGTATGCGCCCCACTGGCAAGCTGCATCTTGGTCATTACCACGGTGTATTAAAAAACTGGGTGCAATTACAGAGTGAATACCAGAGCCTGTTTATGGTGGCTGACTGGCATGCACTGACGACTAATTATGATGATGTCAGCGTAATAGAAAAAAATGTCTGGGATATGGTTATTGACTGGATTGCTGCCGGGGTGGATCCGGCTCAGGCCTGTATATTTATCCAGAGTCGTGTACCCGAGCATGCAGAATTGCAGCTTTTATTATCAATGATTACACCACTGTCCTGGCTGGAGCGCGCCCCTAGTTATAAAGACCAGATCGAAAAGCTTAGCCATAAAGACTTGGATACCTTTGGCTTTTTGGGCTACCCGCTATTGCAGGCTGCGGATATTTTGCTTTATCGCAGTAATTTAGTGCCGGTTGGCGAGGATCAGGTTCCGCATATTGAAATTACCCGTGATGTGGCGCGCCGTTTTAACCATGTATTTGGCAAGGAAGCGGGCTTTGCTGAAAAAGCAGAAGCGGCGATTAAGAAAATCGGTGGTAAAAAAGGCAAGCTTTACGATGGATTACGCACTCGTTATCAGCAAGATGGTGATGTAGACGCCCTGGAAGCGGCACGCTCTCTTTTGCAGGAAACACAGAATTTAAGCCACGGAGACCGGGAAAGATTATTTGGTTATCTGGAAGGCGGCGGCAAAATGATTTTGCCGGAAGCTCAGCCGCTTCTTACCGAAGCCGCACGCTTACCCGGGCTGGATGGACAAAAGATGTCTAAATCCTATGGCAACACGATTAATTTGCGTGAAAGTGCCGATTCGGTAACAAAAAAGATCAGGCAAATGCCTACAGACCCGGCGCGCGCACGCCGTGCGGATGCTGGCGAGCCAGAGCGCTGTCCTGTATGGAAGCTGCATCAGGTTTATTCATCGCCCGAGGCCAGAAAATGGGTGGTAGAAGGCTGTAAAAGTGCAGGTATCGGGTGCCTGGAGTGCAAACAGCCGGTGATTGATGGCGTGCTCGCAGAGCAAAAACCGATGTTCGAGCGTGCCCAGCCCTATCTTGAAGACCTGACACTGGTCAAAAGCATTGTGGCCGATGGCTGCGAGCGGGCAAGAGATCTGGCCAGGGACACGATGCGGGATGTACGTGAAGCAATGGGGCTGTCTTATTACTAGGAATAGAGTTGGTGCGCGGTAAACAGGAGGTAATATGTCAGAAAAAAAACGCAGTGCAGTATTGCCGGTTGTTCTAATTGCAGTGGGTGGCGGCTGGTTAATTAACGAGCTGCAATTGATGCCGCAAATGGGCACATTAATTATTCTGGGGTTGATTGCTGCGGGGATTGCTGTGCTGGCATTGGAAGGAATAAATAAATCCAGCGTGGTTACTGCACCAATGTTGATTGCAGCAGGCTTTGCACTCTATTTGAAGGATTATCATGCAATCGGACTTAAACTTTCTATTCCAGCCTTAATGGTTTTGGCTGGCTTATTGATGTTATTGGCAAGATCCAGCCATATTGCGGACCGGGCAGAGCAGAATATACAGGAATAGAGAGATCGCTTTAAAAAGAGACATCACTTAACCATGCTTTAATCCAGGTTAACGACGGCATGCAGGGCGGCAAAAGCGCGTTTTTGTTCTGCTGTCCACTGTTTTATTGTGTATTCGGTACTTGCTGCTGCAGCTCGATCATTAAACTCAACAACCGCCAATAATTTAATGGGCGGGTGAATTCGCGTATAGCGGGCACCTTTGCCACTTGCATGGGCAGCATAGCGTTTTTCTACATCCACGGTAATTCCTGTATAAATTGAATAATTCTGGCATTCGATCAGGTATACGAACCATGGTTTGTAGGGGCTTGTTAATTCTTTAGGCATATTGTATGACTTTTTCAGCATCACTTGATAATGCGCTTTATCTCACTTTAGAGGATGGATGTAAATCATTACGTTTTGACGGACATTCAATACAAAGTGCAATGAATCTGGATGATCCTTATTCTCTGGCTTTGGGTTACTCGCAAACGATGATGGGTTTTCTGCTTTTTGTTCCGGATCCAAAGCGGGTATTAATTGTGGGCTTGGGTGGCGGCTCTTTGCCAAAATATTGCTATCGCTATTTACCTGAAAGTAAAGTAACCACGCTGGAAATTAATGAAGAGGTTATTGCATTACGTCATGAATTTTTTATCCCCGATGATAATGAGCGATTTCGTATTATTCAAACCGATGCAGTTGATTATATAACGCACGGGCATGCTGAGGCTGATGTCATTATGCTGGATGCTTATGATCATGAAGGCCTGCCAGCTTCTCTTGCAACAGAATCTTATTATGATCATTGCCGTATGGCTTTAACGGATAAAGGGGTGCTGGTGATTAATTTGTGGGGAACAGATCCCCAATTAAATATTTATATCGAAAGATTAAAGCGGGTTTTTAATGAGCGTGTTTGGTTTTGCCGTGCATTCAATAGCTATAACGTGATTGTTTTTGCCAGTAAGGATGAAAACTTTAAAATAAACTGGATTAAGCTGCTGTTTTCAGCATCCAGGATGGAAGCTCTGCATGATTTGGATCTGCAGGGTATTGTGCGGCGTTTGCGTGCAGGCCTGCAATATAGCCTGGGCTGATTTTTTACAAACTGAAGAAGCTGGTATGATTCGCTCCTTATTTGAAGGATTAAAAAAAGAGATCAAGAAATGCAAGAATTTGAAGTTGAACTCAGCAATGAATTTATTGAGCTGCATAATTTATTGAAAATCACCAATGTTGCCAGCTCAGGCGGGCAGGGGAAACAAATTGTTGCTTCGGGTGATGTGCTGGTTGATGGTCAGCAAGAGCTGCGTAAAGCGTGCAAAATTCGTGCGGGGCAGGTGGTTCAGGTGGGGGAATCGGTGCTGATTCGCGTTGTGGCCGCCGCCGAGTAAATAAAAATGAAAAAAATCACTTCTGCAGACATCATTGCGCTGGCTGCATCGGCAAAGGCGTCTTCACGCCGCCGGGCTAATCTGAATATGCATAAAGAGTTAGCAGATCCGATCCAGCGCCTGGCCATTGCCATGGAGCCGGGCACGCTGGTTCGTCCGCATCGTCATCCGCATACCTGGGAGCTGCTCTACCCTTTGGCCGGAAGATTTGTGGTATTGCATTTTAATGATGCAGGTGAAGTGATTGCCCGCCAAATTCTAGGTGAAGACGCTGCTTTGCTGGAAACCTGCCCGGGGGTATGGCACGCCGTATTATCTTTAGATCAGGGCGGGGTGATTTTTGAAGTGAAGCATGGCCCCTATATGCCGATTGCCGCGCAGGACTTTGCGCCGTGGGGGCCTCTGGACGGTGATAGTAGAGTGGCCGATTTACTGGCCTGGTATCAGCAGGCTCAGGTGGGGGACCGCTGGCTTGCCTGATTAGTCCGTAACCACCTGATGGAGAAGTATTCACGGCCAATATGTTGATATTTCTGCTTATGATGAAAAGCACATACAGTGCTTTTCATCATAAGAGGGCGGTTAATCCAGGCTCAGTGTTTCTTTGTCCAGCTCGATGGCCTTATCTACAGCGGCTAAAAATGTCTGGCGTACCCTCAGTTTTGTATTTTTATGGGCTTTCATACTGATTTTCTTCAGTGACTGGGCTACGGCTATGGCGCTATCAGCCAGAGCTTCCGGTTCAACCAGTAAATCTAAAAATCCTGCCTCTGCCGCGCCTTGCGGGCTAAACATTTCTCCATTGATGACTGAGCGCTCAAATGCTGCCGGACTCAAGCGATTGCGCGCAATAACAATCCCTGTGTAGGGCATGGTCATTCCAATTTGTACTTCATTCAGGCCAATGCTAAACGGGCCTGTTACACCGATACGGTAATCTGCAGACAGCAATAAAAAAGCACCTTTGGCAATGGCGTGCCCCGGGCATGCAATGATAACAGGGTAGGGATGCGCTAACAGACGGCGGCTTAGCTTTGAGCCCGCAGTTACAAGCGGCACGGCCTGATCCAGGCCAGAGCTCATCACTTTCAGGTCGTAACCAGCAGACAAAATGCCTGGCCCTGACGTAATAATAACCACCGCCTGATCTTGCTCAGCCTGATCAAGGGCCTGGTTAAAAGCATCAATCACAGCCATGGAGATAGCATTTACCTTGCCATGGCTTAGGGTCAGTATTGCAATGCCATCGGTCAATTGATAAGAAATAAGTGAGTTCATTCTTGAGCCCGGGTGGAAGATTGGGTGTAAACCTTATCGGCTCTATGCTTATTGGTAAAGTGGGGCAAGCCCACTTTTTTTGCAATCAAAGGGCTATAAATACTTGAAAATAGCCTTAGATTATTGCGCGCATATTTCTTTTTTCTTTCATTGAGTGGTGCATTGATTGGAAGGTGTGGTAGATACCACTCAAATGTAATGAATAATATGTACTAAATATACAAATAAAAAATGACAATAGGATATGATTTTCAGGGCATTTTTATCCCCTTTTTATCGAAAAATGCACGGTAATAGTACAAGGCACACTGCATAAAAAGCATAAAAATGTTTGTATTTTTTTTGAATCCTGGCACTGGCGGGTTTATTAATAAGCAGAGTCGTTAAAATTTTCTTACAACTAACTTGTGTTATTTTTAGTATTTGCTTGCTTTTTTGAAAGTGTTTTTGTATCTCCTTGATTGGATTGAAATAAGTATTTCATTGTATTGTTGTTTTGATATTAATTTGATCGATTTAGCCACTGCTTTTATCGTAAGCAAATCAAGCTGGGATTATCCCTAGCTTGTCGCTAATTCTTTGATTTGCATCAAGTGTGTCAGAAAAATTAGCATATATTTCCTCCCCGTTTAGCTCTTGTGTTAGTTACATATCGTTACATTCGCATTATTCACCTATGGTAATTTTTCCTTAGCGAAAGCCGCAGATACAAATACAGCGGTTATGCAGAGCAAGGAATCTCACGTTTAAGTGAGTATTTGTAAGGCTAAATATCAGGGGGCTTTCATGCATATAAAAAAATTATCAGTTGCGATTGCTTTAATCGGTGCTGGAGCTTCAATAAGCGCTCAGGCTGAAGAAATAGTAAATAAAGTTGAGCGCGTTGAAGTAACAGGGTCGAGCATTAAGCGCGTGAAGAAAGAAGGTGCAACTGCCGTAGAAACGGTAAATCGTAAAGCAATTGAAAAAACCGGCGCTACTACTGTTCAGGAGCTGGTAAAGAATATTACTGCTGTTGATTTTTTTGATTATGGTGATCAAAAAGCAAACTCTCCAACCAGCTCTGGCGCTTCGAATATTAAAATGCGCGGCTTGAATGAAAGTGATGTGCTGGTTTTGATGAATGGCCGCCGTATTCCTACTGCTGCATTTACAGATGTAGGTGGTGCAGGGGCTGCGGTTGACATCAATATGATTCCGCTTTCTGCAATTGAGCGTGTAGAGGTATTAAAGGATGGCGGCTCTGCCATCTATGGCTCTGACGCTGTTGCAGGGGTCGTAAATTTCATTACCAAGAAAAACTATCAGGGCGGTGAAATTCGCGGTGGTTTAGGTCAGTCCAGCCGCGGGGATGGCACAGAAAAAACGTTTGGTATGACCGGTGGCTATGGTGATCTGAATGAGCAAGGGTTCAATGTTTTAGCAACATTTGATCTGTTGAAGCGCGATGCAATCTATGCAAAAGACAGAGACATGACGAAGTCTAATGATTTTAGGCGGTTCGGTGGTTCAGATGATCGCAGTGACTATTCGCCCTATGGCAATTTATTAAATGATGATGGCGATATCATTGGCACGGTTAAGCCAGGTTGCCCGGCAGAATTGCAAGCCGATAAAGGGTGTAAGTATGACCCTCTGGCGTCACTCTTAACGATTAATAATGCAGCTGACCGAATGGGCACAATGCTGCAAGGCAGCGTAAAGATTACTGACAATATTACGGCGATGGTGCAAGGCTTTTATTCTAAGTCAACTGACCATTTTGAGGCCCATCCGGTTCCCGATGTATTTTTGACTGCGGATGGTAAAGAATATCTAGGCCGGTTTATGCAGGCTGGCCCGCGGACAACGGATCGCGAGTCTACCCTATCCCAATTGACTGCAGGTCTGGATGGCAGTACGGGTGGTTTTGACTGGAGTGTTTCTGCTGGGTACGGTGTCAGCAAATCAACTAATCAAGACAGCAACTATTTGCATGCAGTGAAGTACAAGGAAAACAAAGATAAGATTGATGCCACATCAATCACTAATGATCAGGCCTTAGTCGACAGTATCAAGGTAAGCCCGCTGCGTGAAGCTGAAAATAAACAGTCATTTTTTAATGCAAAAGTGAGTGGCGAGACAGGTATTAATCTGGATGGTGGGGCGGTTGCATTTGCTGTTGGTATGAGCCTGGTGAAGGAGTCATTGGTTGATACGCCTGATTTATTAACCCAGGCGGGTTTGGTTAAGGGCTCGATTAAACAAGCGGCAACCGATGTTTCTCGTACAGGTCAGGGTTTGTTTGCCGAGTTAGCCATTCCTGTTACAAAGGCGCTGGAGTTTCAGGCGGCTGCCCGTTACGATCAGTATGATTCGGAATCCCATCTATCACCACGTTTGGCCGTTCGGTTCCAGCCTATTGCCGAGCTAATGTTTCGCTCTTCATTTTCGGAAAGCTTCCGTATGCCTTCGCTTAAGCAAATTAGCGAAAATCCATCGGAAGGCTCGTATAAGTTTTCTGGTGAAGACTGTAAATATATAAATAAACCTGAAGGCTGCAATGTAAGTGGTTATACGCAAACAAAAGGAAATGCTAATTTAAAACCTGAAATTGGCAATTCATTTAATTTTGGTGCAGTGGTTGATATCGGTGTATTTAGCGGTAGCCTTGATTGGTGGTTAATGAAAAAAGATGATGTAATCACTACGCCAACAGAATCTGAGGCATTAGCTGCAGGCCAGTGGTTTATTCGGGATAAACAGCCTATTGTATTCAAGCAATTATTGAATCGTGGCAAGTTTGAATCATCCGGTATTGATACTGATTTAAGAGTGCGCCTTCCTCTGGAAATTGCTACGGTTACTTTTTCAAATAGTAATTCTTATTATTTATATAGCAAATCTACCAATGCGGCAGGAGAGATGGAGGATGGACTGGATGTCATGATTAATGGCACTCCAACACCCGTTTGGCGTAATACTTTCCGCGTTGATATTGAAAAGTCAGGCTGGTCGGGTGGTGCTGCTGTTCGCTCTACAGCGGGCTTTAAAGATTCAAAAGTAAGTGTTGATGATAAAGCGAATTATGATCCGGAGACTAAGCGCGTTGATAGTTTTACCGAAGTCGATCTTAACCTTAGCTATACCGGTTTTAAAGGGATAAAGCTTGATTTTACGGTGAAAAATGCACTGGATGCCGAGCCCCCATTCTCTAATGTTGGGACAACATTCCAGTATCCGGGATATGCCCCAATTTATAGTGCACGCGGTCGTTTCTATAGTCTGGGCGCAAAGTACTCGTTCTAAAAAAAGGGAAGTGTTTCCTGTGAGGGCTTTGTCCTCACAGGTCATCCTTTTGCTTTATTCACAGAGTGCAGCAAATATAACGATTTTTTTTAAACTGGCATTATTTTGTATTGGTGATGCCTGTACATTAATAATCTGTCATATTTTTTGTTGACGTTAATTTATAAAATTAAGCATAAAAATAAATAAAAAACAGCTGCAGTCTGATTGTCTGAGATTATTCTTATTAATTTTATGTTTAATTGTTATTTTTGACGGGCTAGAGAAAACCCTAGTAAAAAATTATTATTTACAGGCGTATGTTAATAGCAGCTTGATTATTTTATTAAGCTATTTCGTAAATTATTTAAAGGAGAGCATCGTGGAAGCTTTTGGCCAGAATGCACGCGATCGCCGTGCAGTGGGCTTAATGGGGGTGGCTGCCTTGCATGTGCTCGTTGTTTATGCGCTGGTTACCGGCTTGGGTAAAGATCTGGTTAAGGTCATTCAGCAAAAAGTTGAAGTGGCTGTGATTAGTGAGCCGCCGCCACCGCCTCCGCCGCCACCACCTCCGAAAATTGAAAAAGTGGTGAAAGAAACAGCTCCGCCGCCACCAAAGCAGCAGCCGGCTTATGTTCCGCCTCCTGTCGTTGCGCCGACGACCCAGTCGGCCAATACGGTTCAGGCGACTTCGGAAGTAAAAGCGCCTTCGGCCCCGGCTGTGCCTCAGGTCACCGCGGCCCCGGCAACCCCTGCCGGTCCGATTTCAACGGTGGGTAATTGCAGTAAATTTGGTGGCCTGGAGTTTCCTCGCAAGGCTTTGAGTGAAGATATCAGTGGAGTGGTCACGATTGTTTACAAGACAAATTCAGACGGAAAGCTGAGCGAAATTATCAGCTCTAAGTTTACAAGTGGGATTCCAGCATCTTTCCGTAGTCAGTTTTTGCAAGCGGCCAAGCAGTCTTTACAGGGTAATAGCTGCAAGCCGGATACGATTTTTGAGCAAGAGCTTTCTTTTAAGCTCGATACAGAATAATTAGCCCCTCACTTTTTTCATGGAGTATCCCGATCATGGCCAAGTTCTCCCGCCAATTTTTTATGTTCGCAGCCGCTGCTGCAGCGTGTGCACTGCCAGTACTGGCAAATACCACGACAGCCGTTGCCAATCCGTATGGTATTGATGCTTTATGGGCGCAAGGTGATATCGTCGCTAAAGGCACTTTAGTCATTTTGCTGACTATGTCGGCGGCAACCTGGTACGTGGGTATTGTTAAGATTCTGGATCAGCGCCGCCTGATTAAATTAGGTCGTGATTTACTTAAAGCACGTGGCCCGGAGCTGCTGAGCCGAGCTAAAGAGCTGAAAGATGACGGTATTTACAGCTCGGTAGCCCATGCAGGCGCACAGGCTGCGAGCGAGCATCATGGCGAATTAAGCAAAAATGTAGACCTGAATACCTGGGTTTCGATGGCAACTTACGATGCAGCAGATCATGCCAGCAGCCAAATGCAGGCAGGGATGTCGGTGATTGCAACTGTTGGCTCTACCGCTCCTTTTGTTGGTCTTTTTGGTACGGTTTGGGGCATTTACCATGCACTGACAGCAATTGGTATTTCCGGGCAGGCTTCGATTGATAAAGTGGCAGGCCCGGTGGGTGAGTCGCTGATCATGACGGCAATCGGTCTGGCTGTTGCCGTGCCTGCCGTATTGGGTTACAACTGGCTGGTGCGCCGTAATAAGTTAGTGGTGGAAATGGTTCATGCTGTAGCTGCCCGCCTGCATACCAATTTACTCAGCACACCTAAGTAATCATTATGAGATATCTGCGGCCAGGGCAAAGGGCATCCAGCCAGGATGACGATGTAATATCAGCGATTAATACCACGCCATTGGTTGACGTGATGCTGGTTTTGCTTATTATCTTTTTAATTACCATTCCAGTAGTAACGCAAACGATTAAACTGACTTTACCTAAAGAGGTCAATATTCCAACGCAAACCAAGCCGGAAAACATTGTTTTAGGCGTGGATGATAAAAGCAATATTTATTGGAATATCAGCCCAGTGAAGTCAGATGAAGAATTACTGGCCCGTTTGGTTAAAGTTGCAAAAATGGATCCCCAACCGGAAATTCACATTCGTGGTGATATGTCTTCCAAATATAGTTCGGTAGGGCGGATTGTATTAGCCGTACAAAGGGCGGGGATTGTAAAAATTGCCTTTATTACCGAGCCTCCTGCCAGAAATTAATGGAAGAGTGAAGTGCCGGGCAATGGTTTATGCCATTTAAACTGTTGCCCCACTGAATCATTAGATAAGTAAATGCGCTGTGGAGAACAATTATGGGTATGCAAGTCGGTGGTAATGACGATGATATGATGATGGAAATCAATACCACGCCATTGATTGACGTGATGCTGGTTTTACTGATTATGCTGATTATCACTATCCCAATTCAAACACATGCTGTCAAACTGGATATGCCGGTTAATTCACCTGCTAAACCGGCAGAAAAACCGGAAATAGTTCAGATTGATATTGGCAGTAATAATATTATTTCATGGGCTGGCACTCC comes from Iodobacter ciconiae and encodes:
- a CDS encoding 3',5'-nucleoside bisphosphate phosphatase, with protein sequence MTPVDLHCHSNHSDGLLPAREVVRKAFERGCQLFALTDHDETRGLAEAEDEARQLGMKFINGVEISVSWGKHILHIVGLGFDRNNEALLAGLAIVRSGRAERAERMAAELDKVGIHGTLEGARQYADNPEILSRAHFARHLVKTGVCKDMGSVFKRYLVRGKPGFVEHEWARLHEAIEWIRGAGGVAVLAHPARYEMGNETLRVLLTEYKRLGGEAIEVVSGCHGIPDAARFGRLAQEFGFLASCGTDYHATGEGAREPGLNPDLPMDCQPVWHRWLPPETMSSSSTLG
- a CDS encoding L-threonylcarbamoyladenylate synthase; protein product: MSQFFSIHAENPQARLIKQAVDIIRKGGVVVYPTDSCYAIGCKLDSKDALERIKRIRQLDDKHHFTLVCSDLSQIGTYAKVDNRVYRILKATTPGSYTFILEASKEVPRRVWHPKKSTIGLRVPDHPIALAMLEELGEPILSSTLVLPGDEDPLTDAWEIRDRLEHEVDLVIEGGYCGMEPTTVVDLSGDQVELLRAGKGSLLPLGL
- a CDS encoding site-2 protease family protein, whose product is MEFNLIQKIAIWALPVLFAITAHEAAHAYVAKKFGDPTAYLLGRVTFNPLKHIDPIGTILLPLIFLILPGGFLFGWAKPVPVDFGRLKKPKQDMLWVAAAGPGANFAMAIIWGLFFKLAEGLDGSSFQLPLAYMSQAGISINVSLMVLNLIPVPPLDGGRILLSLLPNHLAARLALVEPYGMFILIGLLATGVLGGIMAPFMALAYRLVHFIV
- a CDS encoding tryptophan--tRNA ligase → MFPDRVLSGMRPTGKLHLGHYHGVLKNWVQLQSEYQSLFMVADWHALTTNYDDVSVIEKNVWDMVIDWIAAGVDPAQACIFIQSRVPEHAELQLLLSMITPLSWLERAPSYKDQIEKLSHKDLDTFGFLGYPLLQAADILLYRSNLVPVGEDQVPHIEITRDVARRFNHVFGKEAGFAEKAEAAIKKIGGKKGKLYDGLRTRYQQDGDVDALEAARSLLQETQNLSHGDRERLFGYLEGGGKMILPEAQPLLTEAARLPGLDGQKMSKSYGNTINLRESADSVTKKIRQMPTDPARARRADAGEPERCPVWKLHQVYSSPEARKWVVEGCKSAGIGCLECKQPVIDGVLAEQKPMFERAQPYLEDLTLVKSIVADGCERARDLARDTMRDVREAMGLSYY
- a CDS encoding GIY-YIG nuclease family protein; amino-acid sequence: MPKELTSPYKPWFVYLIECQNYSIYTGITVDVEKRYAAHASGKGARYTRIHPPIKLLAVVEFNDRAAAASTEYTIKQWTAEQKRAFAALHAVVNLD
- a CDS encoding fused MFS/spermidine synthase; the encoded protein is MTFSASLDNALYLTLEDGCKSLRFDGHSIQSAMNLDDPYSLALGYSQTMMGFLLFVPDPKRVLIVGLGGGSLPKYCYRYLPESKVTTLEINEEVIALRHEFFIPDDNERFRIIQTDAVDYITHGHAEADVIMLDAYDHEGLPASLATESYYDHCRMALTDKGVLVINLWGTDPQLNIYIERLKRVFNERVWFCRAFNSYNVIVFASKDENFKINWIKLLFSASRMEALHDLDLQGIVRRLRAGLQYSLG
- a CDS encoding RNA-binding S4 domain-containing protein; amino-acid sequence: MQEFEVELSNEFIELHNLLKITNVASSGGQGKQIVASGDVLVDGQQELRKACKIRAGQVVQVGESVLIRVVAAAE
- a CDS encoding WbuC family cupin fold metalloprotein, with the protein product MKKITSADIIALAASAKASSRRRANLNMHKELADPIQRLAIAMEPGTLVRPHRHPHTWELLYPLAGRFVVLHFNDAGEVIARQILGEDAALLETCPGVWHAVLSLDQGGVIFEVKHGPYMPIAAQDFAPWGPLDGDSRVADLLAWYQQAQVGDRWLA
- a CDS encoding crotonase/enoyl-CoA hydratase family protein, which encodes MNSLISYQLTDGIAILTLSHGKVNAISMAVIDAFNQALDQAEQDQAVVIITSGPGILSAGYDLKVMSSGLDQAVPLVTAGSKLSRRLLAHPYPVIIACPGHAIAKGAFLLLSADYRIGVTGPFSIGLNEVQIGMTMPYTGIVIARNRLSPAAFERSVINGEMFSPQGAAEAGFLDLLVEPEALADSAIAVAQSLKKISMKAHKNTKLRVRQTFLAAVDKAIELDKETLSLD
- a CDS encoding TonB-dependent receptor plug domain-containing protein → MHIKKLSVAIALIGAGASISAQAEEIVNKVERVEVTGSSIKRVKKEGATAVETVNRKAIEKTGATTVQELVKNITAVDFFDYGDQKANSPTSSGASNIKMRGLNESDVLVLMNGRRIPTAAFTDVGGAGAAVDINMIPLSAIERVEVLKDGGSAIYGSDAVAGVVNFITKKNYQGGEIRGGLGQSSRGDGTEKTFGMTGGYGDLNEQGFNVLATFDLLKRDAIYAKDRDMTKSNDFRRFGGSDDRSDYSPYGNLLNDDGDIIGTVKPGCPAELQADKGCKYDPLASLLTINNAADRMGTMLQGSVKITDNITAMVQGFYSKSTDHFEAHPVPDVFLTADGKEYLGRFMQAGPRTTDRESTLSQLTAGLDGSTGGFDWSVSAGYGVSKSTNQDSNYLHAVKYKENKDKIDATSITNDQALVDSIKVSPLREAENKQSFFNAKVSGETGINLDGGAVAFAVGMSLVKESLVDTPDLLTQAGLVKGSIKQAATDVSRTGQGLFAELAIPVTKALEFQAAARYDQYDSESHLSPRLAVRFQPIAELMFRSSFSESFRMPSLKQISENPSEGSYKFSGEDCKYINKPEGCNVSGYTQTKGNANLKPEIGNSFNFGAVVDIGVFSGSLDWWLMKKDDVITTPTESEALAAGQWFIRDKQPIVFKQLLNRGKFESSGIDTDLRVRLPLEIATVTFSNSNSYYLYSKSTNAAGEMEDGLDVMINGTPTPVWRNTFRVDIEKSGWSGGAAVRSTAGFKDSKVSVDDKANYDPETKRVDSFTEVDLNLSYTGFKGIKLDFTVKNALDAEPPFSNVGTTFQYPGYAPIYSARGRFYSLGAKYSF